cttcctcctcttctttttgcCTCGGCAGGGCTTGCACAGGCAGCACAGGATGCAGGGTGAAGccagcaggaggagaggagaggccacCAGCACGATGACACTGACGCCAACCAGGATGCCCACCACCTGCCAAGAGGACAGGGTTCAGGCATACAAGAAAACTTGATATAGCAAAACACAGATTTCCTGGTTTACTGGGGTGTAAAATGAGAAGAGTCACCTCACCTGTGTTCTGTTCCACATGACGGAGGCTCGGGAGTGGCCCAGCATGTTCCTGCATGGCCCCTTATCATAGTGCCTCAGAAATATATCACCCTAAACATATAACAACAGATATCATAGGACCTCAGAAATATTTCACCTTAACATAGAGGAATACAGTATCACCATTAACATACAACATGTTGGTTCAGACTTATTGAAGCATTTATAACTGTATGTGGACTTACATCCAGGTTCTGCAGACAGTACCAGCAGAAGGTGTGTTTGCAGCTCTTACACAGCATCTGGGCACAGCCTTGGTTCCTCTCGATGTACACACCACACATGGGGCACTGCTTGATGGGCAAATCAGAGTCACTGCATGACCGGCCCCtggggagaggtggatgaggggtggagaggtgggggagaagtaaggggagaggtggatgaggggtggagaggtgggggagaagtAAGGGGAGAGGTAaggggagaggtggatgaggggtGGATGAGGTGGGGGAGAAGTAaggggagaggtggatgaggggtGGATGAGGtgggggagatggggggagaagtaaggggagaggtggatgaggggtGGATAGGTGGGGGAGAAGTAaggggagaggtggatgaggtgGAGAAGTAAGGGGAGAAGGTGGATGAGGGGTGGATGAGgtggggagatggggagaagtaaggggagaggtggatgaggggtGGTGTGAATAcgggagaggtggatgaggggtGGATAggtgggggagatgggggagaggtaaggggagaggtggatgaggggtGGATAGGtgggggagatgggaggagaggtaacgggagaggtggagaggtggatgaggggtGGATAGGtgggggagatggggggagagataaggggagaggtggatgaggggtggagaggtgggggagatgggaggagaggtaacgggagaggtggagaggtggatgaggggtGGATAGGtgggggagatggggggagagataaggggagaggtggatgaggggtggagaggtgggggagatggggggagaggtaaggggagaagtggagaggtggtgggggaggTGAGGGAGAGTGGGTTCAGACAGGGAACCAGTTGACTGAATACCATGGTAAGGAGGGATTGAATTAACTAAATGGACCAATAGTGTTACAACATCAAACTGGCATTCTGTCTCTTAAAATCTAAGATTTTAGAACACTTTCTGGTCTTGTCTGATGTTATACTTTAGTACATTAAATCCATCGATTCAAGGACATTTCCTCCAGTACATGAGGCACTTCGTGTTGTCAAAGCAACAGAAATGGATTCACTGACTGACTCCCCTACTCCCCCTTTGGCAGGGACACAATGGCATTCCATTAAGCTTTCCTCCACACCTTCCAataccacccacccacacacacacacaagggtggAAGGGGTGgaatactgtatagagagagggacacTGACAGAATTTCTGAGGAACACACTGAGCACACACTCTGTGGCACACCAGAAATGGCACTGGGTGTAGCTAGCTTGTCCAAAAGGCCAAGACACTCTTACCAAATTGTTCATTTTACTTATTTCCAAAATGACTAGTAACAGTACTGCCAACTACTGCTTCAATCAGCATTCATCAGTTATTTAGTGACAATATTATTTCCACCAAGGCGCCttgactgtgactgactgacctgctcTCTGAGGCAGGCGATGATGATGTCATAGGCTGGTGCTCGGGGCAGGCGTGCCCGTCCTGCCAGGGCCCTCTACAGCCAGAGCAGAAGACAGTGTGGCAGGCTAGGCAGGGCACGGACGTAGGCTGGCCCTCTGAGCTGGGCCCGACGCTGCAGACAGCCTGGCACTCCAGCACCGGGCACCATGCTCTACTAGGGTCCAGCTGCACCCCTGAAACATAACAAACCAATGATGTACATAAACACATATGTATGTACAttcacaggtaactgccaaaataaaggaaacactagtaaatgagggatataaagtatattgaaagcaggtgcttccacacaggtgtggttcctgaattAATTAAACACTTTACATcgtgcccagttgcccattatatTGGCTACCATGGATcaaagagatctcagtgactttgaacgaGGGGTCTCAAATGAGCATTGGGGGTTtgtgtgtacagtgccttgcgaaagtattcggcccccttgaacttttcgaccttttgccacatttcaggcttcaaacataaagatataaaactgtaattttttgtgaagaatcaacaacaagtgggacacaattatgaagtggaacgaaatttattggatatttcaaacttttttaacaaataaaaaactgaaagattggtgccttcagaaagtattcacacctcttgactttttctacattttgttgtgttactgcctgcatttaaaattgattaaattgagattttgtgccaCTGACCTCCACACGCCAAAGTATAATTATATTTTTTTGAAGTCTGTACAAATGAAAatgaaaaattaaaagctgaaatgtcttgcgtcaataagtattcaacccatttgttttggcaagcctaaatgagttcaggagtaaaaatttgcttaacaagtcatataataagttgcatggactcactctgtgtgcaataaactgtttaacatgatttttgaatgactaccttattTCTGTACCCTACACATCTGTAAGaaccctcagtcgagcagtgaatgggtaaaaaaaaaagttaaaaaaaatctgccattgaATATTACActtggtgtattaatacacccagatctacaaagatacaggcaccttcctaactcagttgctggagaggaaggaaaccgctaaggtatttcaccatgaggcctatggtgactttaaaacagttacagtttaatggctgtgataggagaaaactgaagatggatcaacaacattgtagcctATACAGAATACATATATTCCAATACATGCATCTTGTTCGCAATTAGGCtctaaatgtggcaaagaaattaactttatgtcctaaatacaaagcgttatgtttggggcaaatccaacacatcactgaataccactcttcatattttcaagcatggtggtggctgcatcatgttatgggtatgcttgtcatcggcaaggactagggagttttttaggataaaattaaacggaatagagctaagcacattaACAttttagaggaaaacctggttcagtctgctttccaacagacactgggagacaaattaatctttcagcaggacaataaccaaaaaca
The sequence above is drawn from the Salmo salar chromosome ssa05, Ssal_v3.1, whole genome shotgun sequence genome and encodes:
- the LOC106605544 gene encoding E3 ubiquitin-protein ligase RNF144B; amino-acid sequence: MANNSSPDQGQSQGQGPIANSSPSQPLGQAGAVVASSSTQPDVVVYCKLCLSEHPSAATSTLHTCDCVFCTPCLQQYVQLAIREGGGSPVTCPDTACQRTGVLLHSEIACFAPADQVELYQQLEFERGVQLDPSRAWCPVLECQAVCSVGPSSEGQPTSVPCLACHTVFCSGCRGPWQDGHACPEHQPMTSSSPASESRGRSCSDSDLPIKQCPMCGVYIERNQGCAQMLCKSCKHTFCWYCLQNLDGDIFLRHYDKGPCRNMLGHSRASVMWNRTQVVGILVGVSVIVLVASPLLLLASPCILCCLCKPCRGKKKRRKKKELTQTDIQPELSPTKS